From Nonlabens sp. Ci31, the proteins below share one genomic window:
- a CDS encoding transglutaminase-like domain-containing protein, with amino-acid sequence MNYNFNLVRLSFFFIFGISSLSNGQLPQEVIEYQKKYPDDKFVRLIDEQLITIDLDKGQFNIEYKVVEEDLYLTSDAHFAAKESRSFSHFFELDEIEASSFNLEKGKYRESRVKDFKTKDRLDQSFRDDSKSINFLFDKLAEGSRSRIEYTVNIKDPRFLPTIYFAEGVPVISKKAVFKIHKDAELKLIELNCEDFKVNFSKEEKRGYVYYTWNAENTDGIDFEYQAPDIRNFVPHIIPAIARYKDGQGKTVDLLNDVKGLYGWYSNLVSTINTSPINPALETLTKELTKDKQTEIEKVRAIYYWTQENIKYIDFEYALGGFIPRDANDVFDKKYGDCKDNSSIMKEMLAIIGLKGSLSWIGTRDIPYDYNTVSTPSVDNHMILSYENNGKRYFLDATGRYQPLELPTSFIQGKQILIENGKDEFILDEVPVIEASVNYRKDTIELNIKDDLLVGSATTVYDGYEKLDMYRTLERVNKDLKKDFFEEELRLGSNKFLIDKWTENNLFEYNDIYSINYQFQINSYIQSLDDEVFVNLNLNKNAESMRMDENRKLPIEFDNKNSYSMLTSLEIPDGYEIDYLPENFEIKSDLMESSINYKIENNKVIYEQQMVYNFIELSKLQQTKINNLIDSIALQYKEVVVLKRIN; translated from the coding sequence ATGAATTACAATTTTAATCTAGTACGTTTATCATTTTTTTTTATTTTTGGAATCAGTTCTCTTTCAAATGGTCAACTGCCGCAAGAAGTTATAGAATACCAAAAAAAATACCCTGATGATAAATTTGTCAGACTTATCGATGAGCAATTAATTACGATCGACTTAGACAAAGGACAGTTTAACATTGAGTATAAAGTGGTGGAGGAGGACTTATACTTAACTTCAGATGCCCACTTTGCCGCTAAAGAAAGCAGGTCGTTCTCTCATTTTTTTGAATTAGATGAGATTGAAGCCAGCAGTTTTAATCTAGAGAAAGGAAAATATCGTGAATCGCGAGTAAAGGATTTCAAAACTAAAGATCGACTAGATCAATCCTTCAGAGATGACTCAAAATCGATTAATTTTTTATTTGATAAATTGGCAGAAGGATCTAGAAGTCGCATTGAGTATACTGTTAATATTAAGGATCCAAGGTTCTTACCTACAATTTATTTTGCCGAAGGTGTTCCCGTTATATCAAAAAAAGCGGTATTCAAAATTCATAAAGATGCAGAACTCAAATTAATCGAATTGAACTGTGAGGATTTTAAGGTTAATTTTTCTAAAGAAGAAAAAAGAGGTTACGTCTATTATACCTGGAATGCAGAGAACACAGACGGTATTGATTTTGAATACCAAGCGCCTGATATACGTAATTTTGTACCTCATATTATACCTGCAATTGCTCGATATAAAGATGGCCAAGGAAAAACCGTTGATCTTCTTAATGATGTAAAAGGATTATATGGTTGGTACAGTAATCTAGTATCTACAATTAATACTTCTCCCATTAATCCTGCACTAGAAACTTTAACTAAGGAATTAACTAAAGACAAACAAACAGAAATAGAAAAGGTTAGAGCTATTTATTATTGGACACAAGAAAATATTAAATATATAGATTTTGAATATGCTTTAGGTGGTTTCATACCTCGAGATGCAAATGATGTTTTTGATAAAAAATATGGAGATTGTAAAGATAATTCTAGCATTATGAAAGAAATGCTTGCAATAATTGGTTTAAAAGGGTCTTTGTCGTGGATTGGGACTCGCGATATACCTTACGATTATAATACGGTCTCAACACCTAGTGTAGATAACCACATGATTCTTTCTTATGAAAATAATGGAAAACGTTATTTTCTTGACGCAACAGGTAGATATCAGCCTTTAGAATTGCCTACTTCATTCATTCAAGGAAAACAGATCCTCATAGAAAACGGAAAAGATGAGTTTATTTTAGATGAAGTACCTGTGATAGAAGCATCGGTTAATTACCGTAAGGATACTATAGAATTAAATATAAAAGATGATTTGCTAGTAGGAAGTGCTACTACCGTTTATGATGGGTATGAGAAATTAGATATGTATAGGACTTTAGAGCGAGTGAACAAGGATTTGAAAAAAGACTTTTTTGAAGAAGAATTAAGACTAGGGTCAAACAAGTTTTTGATTGATAAATGGACAGAAAATAATCTCTTTGAATACAATGATATTTATTCTATCAATTATCAATTCCAGATAAACAGCTACATACAGTCCTTGGATGATGAGGTTTTTGTTAACCTTAATTTGAATAAAAACGCAGAGTCCATGCGTATGGACGAAAACAGAAAATTACCTATTGAGTTCGATAACAAGAATAGTTATTCCATGCTAACTTCACTTGAGATCCCAGACGGTTATGAAATTGATTATTTGCCTGAAAATTTTGAAATTAAAAGTGACTTAATGGAATCTTCTATAAATTATAAAATAGAAAACAATAAAGTTATATACGAACAACAAATGGTTTATAATTTTATAGAACTTTCTAAACTACAACAAACTAAAATAAATAACCTAATCGATAGCATAGCTCTTCAATATAAAGAAGTTGTGGTACTTAAAAGAATCAACTAA
- a CDS encoding tetratricopeptide repeat protein — protein sequence MKKILIILVMACSGITLGQKKIDFIDVDLILKKANSNAQKQDYKAVLKELNRIPVNDSIYCGILIRKSYYLLQDKQYDKLETVYNEAVELDCSEQLLEIRSNQAVAYFRTEQYDKAITTCDQILEARPYNANAMYNKALALSKKGNYEESAQLYQKLVRINPLDKDVHLQLGVLCYNRGLTAQALLALNMFMLLSDNLEDNIEQLKSLNKLSYNLSTVEVEDYKLSNEDDDFKTINQILDQRLALQDSYDTGSKIDLQLVRQNHALFSYLKDHKGNKGLWSEVYVPVFQKVMNEEFFEEYTYYITQALKNGDLSSLYRRNQDKAAEVGISIAQYYMGLVGEVAENKSYYYEEGKLAAIGNKIDDQPIGLYSFYNSKGSNTSEGEFHENHELTGTWNYYYENGSVRESQEFESGKKDGVNLGYHPNGMKSYELFWKNDLAIGKYTYYTTSGALKIDKELLDSKNNGAFKEYFDIGKSALEYEGTYKNDFINGSLKEYYSDGTLFKDANYDLKMLNGLEKTYNIKGTLVAEVNYKDGELNGIYKTYHNNGKISIDATSKSGYFFGKYTYYFDNGEIATKCSYNEDGEIDGLYEEFASDGKLWLEYNYRNGKISNYTYYNKKGAVVHTDKKRSGSLKYIGYNTKGDLKMEGAYDVKDGKTGMWKYYNDNNGSLSSSGSFEEDQRQGVHKKYYPEGIEQEITTYKDDAPQGYSVFFYPNGKIKSQLYFKNGVEHGSWETYHEDGSLKTKSYYNNGEIINDSETYDVEGKLTQVNRYKKGEVISETNYHPNGKVKEKFEFPRKSGVSTQKYTNNQGNLIMEYSYLNGVLHGSVFQYGSGGIITFKGQYFHGNRQGVWEWFDTEGNKESIREYYLNNSHGKVEFYYPNGSLSAEYTDLFDQLEGTYKSYWKNGSISTLSFYKSGKLHGERKNYDPSGNLQLIRYYDDGAFIGYAYEKNDGTLIDTIPIKKETAKVTAYYKNGQISRDYTLKAGQIMNTYKIFYPSGQLLSSTAYKYGLMDGKEIDYYESGNLKSKTNYLMDEKHGLETLYHSNGKMKKETTFKSGKKNGPCKNYDEQGQLKKTEEYYNNELQF from the coding sequence ATGAAAAAAATATTAATAATTTTAGTAATGGCATGTTCTGGAATTACACTGGGGCAGAAAAAAATAGATTTTATAGATGTGGATCTTATTTTAAAGAAAGCTAACAGCAATGCTCAAAAGCAAGATTACAAAGCTGTGCTTAAGGAATTAAATCGCATACCAGTTAACGATTCTATTTATTGTGGTATTTTAATAAGGAAATCCTATTATTTATTGCAAGATAAACAGTATGATAAATTAGAAACAGTTTATAACGAGGCTGTAGAACTAGATTGTTCTGAACAGTTGTTAGAAATAAGATCTAATCAAGCTGTGGCTTATTTCAGAACAGAACAGTACGACAAGGCAATTACAACTTGTGATCAAATACTAGAGGCAAGACCTTATAATGCTAATGCAATGTATAATAAAGCGCTAGCACTTTCTAAAAAAGGAAATTATGAAGAAAGTGCACAACTATATCAAAAGTTAGTGCGCATAAACCCTTTAGATAAAGATGTTCATTTGCAGTTGGGTGTGTTGTGTTATAATAGAGGTTTAACGGCTCAAGCTCTGTTAGCATTAAATATGTTTATGTTATTAAGTGATAATCTAGAGGATAATATAGAACAATTAAAAAGTCTTAATAAATTATCTTATAATTTATCTACTGTTGAAGTGGAGGATTATAAACTGTCTAATGAAGATGATGATTTTAAAACAATTAATCAAATTTTAGATCAACGACTAGCTCTTCAAGACTCTTATGATACCGGTAGTAAAATAGACTTGCAGCTCGTAAGGCAAAATCATGCATTATTCTCTTACCTAAAAGATCATAAGGGAAATAAAGGACTTTGGTCAGAAGTGTACGTGCCAGTATTTCAAAAAGTAATGAACGAAGAATTTTTTGAAGAATATACATATTATATAACGCAAGCTCTTAAAAATGGGGATTTATCTTCTTTATACCGAAGAAATCAAGATAAGGCTGCCGAAGTTGGTATAAGCATTGCTCAATACTATATGGGGCTGGTAGGTGAAGTTGCGGAAAATAAAAGTTACTATTATGAAGAAGGTAAGCTCGCCGCTATTGGGAATAAAATTGACGATCAACCTATAGGACTATATTCTTTCTACAACTCTAAGGGATCTAATACATCTGAAGGAGAGTTCCATGAGAATCATGAACTTACGGGGACTTGGAACTATTATTACGAAAATGGAAGCGTACGAGAATCTCAAGAATTTGAAAGCGGTAAAAAAGATGGTGTGAATCTAGGTTATCATCCTAATGGAATGAAATCTTACGAGCTTTTTTGGAAAAATGATTTAGCCATTGGTAAGTATACTTATTACACGACTAGCGGTGCACTCAAAATTGATAAGGAATTACTGGATTCAAAAAATAATGGAGCATTTAAAGAATATTTTGATATCGGTAAGAGTGCACTAGAATATGAAGGTACTTATAAGAACGATTTTATAAATGGTTCATTAAAAGAATATTACTCAGATGGCACGCTTTTTAAAGATGCTAATTATGATTTAAAAATGCTTAATGGCCTTGAGAAAACATACAATATAAAAGGAACTTTAGTTGCTGAGGTAAACTATAAAGATGGTGAGCTTAATGGTATATATAAAACGTACCACAATAATGGTAAGATATCTATAGACGCGACTTCTAAAAGCGGATATTTTTTTGGAAAATACACCTATTATTTTGACAATGGAGAAATTGCTACTAAGTGCTCCTACAACGAAGACGGTGAGATAGATGGACTCTATGAAGAGTTTGCTTCTGATGGAAAGCTTTGGTTAGAATACAATTATCGCAATGGTAAAATATCTAATTATACCTATTATAATAAAAAAGGAGCTGTAGTCCATACCGATAAAAAGAGAAGTGGTAGCCTTAAATATATTGGATATAATACAAAAGGTGATTTAAAAATGGAAGGTGCCTATGATGTGAAAGATGGTAAAACAGGTATGTGGAAATATTATAATGACAATAACGGTTCATTGTCAAGTAGCGGAAGTTTTGAGGAAGATCAACGACAAGGAGTTCATAAGAAATATTATCCAGAAGGTATTGAACAAGAAATCACAACTTATAAAGATGATGCTCCTCAAGGTTATTCAGTTTTTTTCTATCCTAATGGGAAGATTAAAAGCCAGCTTTACTTTAAAAACGGTGTTGAACATGGTAGTTGGGAAACCTATCATGAAGATGGTTCTCTTAAAACAAAATCATATTATAATAATGGTGAAATTATTAATGATTCTGAAACTTATGATGTTGAAGGTAAGTTAACACAAGTAAATCGTTATAAAAAAGGAGAAGTGATTAGTGAAACTAATTATCACCCAAATGGGAAGGTTAAAGAAAAATTTGAATTTCCTAGAAAATCAGGAGTAAGCACTCAAAAATATACCAATAATCAAGGAAACTTAATAATGGAATACAGTTATCTTAATGGTGTATTACATGGCTCTGTTTTTCAATACGGTTCGGGAGGAATTATTACTTTCAAAGGGCAATACTTTCATGGTAATAGACAAGGTGTTTGGGAATGGTTTGATACAGAAGGTAATAAAGAGTCTATAAGAGAATATTATTTGAACAACTCTCACGGAAAAGTAGAGTTCTATTATCCGAATGGAAGTCTTTCTGCAGAATATACTGACTTATTTGACCAGCTGGAAGGCACTTATAAAAGCTACTGGAAAAATGGTTCCATTAGTACTTTAAGCTTCTACAAAAGCGGTAAACTTCACGGAGAACGCAAAAATTATGATCCATCTGGAAATCTTCAATTGATAAGATATTACGATGATGGTGCTTTTATAGGTTATGCTTATGAGAAAAATGATGGCACGTTAATAGATACAATTCCTATAAAAAAGGAAACTGCAAAAGTGACCGCTTACTATAAAAACGGACAAATTTCACGAGATTATACCTTAAAAGCCGGGCAAATAATGAACACTTATAAAATCTTTTATCCTAGTGGTCAACTTTTATCTTCCACTGCTTATAAATATGGATTAATGGATGGTAAAGAAATAGATTACTATGAATCAGGGAATTTGAAGTCTAAAACTAATTATTTGATGGATGAAAAGCACGGGCTAGAAACACTCTATCATAGTAATGGAAAAATGAAAAAAGAAACAACCTTTAAAAGTGGTAAAAAAAATGGGCCATGTAAGAATTATGATGAGCAAGGTCAACTTAAAAAAACAGAAGAATATTACAATAATGAATTACAATTTTAA
- a CDS encoding DUF3857 domain-containing protein — protein MNYQFLLTAFLLFSISLQAQEAPYYESYDWSDQPSYMGKDYGDQEIVGLFSNVVSEFYFVDSKSLVEYYMEHEILLLNSDKIIEQYNKVYLPYDDRKEIVLHKVRVINIDGSVIEVGKDKIFDAKDEETGNQYQYFALEGLEKGSVLERMYVYKRYPQYNGKYLRLQEDYDKNEVSFQLFAPSNLIFAFKSYNGLPQAVVKENDSKNHWIISVDKLEAIDKEEGASYNANTAHVIYKLDSNTASSSENYASYATVAKNIYKNLNEELSKRESKELDKFIKNAVVGNSLDEKLSSLDNYIKENIFKTDIEEEKYNSVPSVLKNKIGTDTGIIKLYLASLNLMEIDHEIVLTSSRSSEKFDPEFEAYNYLQNYLIYFPETKKYTSPDDFSTRYGYPDGYLTDNYGLFITKVKVGNFESSVGEVKFIPAVSAKDTQDIMRLDVKFSSKDNSVIEVDLRNELTGYSAASLQPFIFRLDDDTREEIMLSYAHRLTEDMEITEKVMMNVEKGDFGKAPLIMNYKFSSSDFIEKAGRKSLFKIGKLIGAQTELYQEKERKLPYENTHNRTYDREITVYLPDGYTIPNLDDIKIDKQFKNDKGETVFYFKSDYTLEGNILKVIANEFYDQTVVLPSNYEEYRTVINSAADFEKISLILQSK, from the coding sequence ATGAATTACCAATTTTTACTGACAGCATTTCTATTATTTAGCATATCGCTACAGGCTCAAGAGGCTCCTTATTATGAATCTTATGACTGGAGTGATCAACCTTCATACATGGGCAAAGACTATGGAGATCAAGAGATCGTAGGCTTGTTTAGTAATGTCGTTAGCGAGTTCTACTTTGTAGATTCTAAATCGCTAGTAGAATATTATATGGAACACGAGATTTTATTACTTAATAGTGATAAAATTATCGAGCAGTATAATAAAGTGTACCTTCCTTACGATGATCGCAAAGAAATAGTCTTACATAAAGTAAGAGTAATTAATATAGACGGTAGCGTTATTGAAGTTGGAAAGGATAAAATTTTTGATGCAAAAGATGAAGAAACAGGAAATCAATATCAATATTTTGCGTTAGAAGGACTTGAAAAAGGAAGTGTTTTAGAACGTATGTATGTTTATAAACGTTATCCTCAGTACAATGGAAAGTATTTAAGACTGCAAGAAGATTATGATAAAAATGAGGTAAGCTTTCAACTTTTTGCCCCTAGCAATCTCATATTTGCATTCAAATCTTATAATGGTTTGCCTCAAGCAGTAGTGAAAGAAAATGATTCTAAAAATCACTGGATCATATCTGTAGATAAGTTAGAAGCTATTGATAAAGAAGAAGGAGCCTCTTACAACGCAAATACTGCCCATGTAATTTATAAACTAGATAGTAACACTGCAAGTAGTTCAGAAAATTACGCAAGCTACGCAACGGTTGCAAAGAATATTTATAAAAACCTTAACGAGGAGTTATCAAAAAGAGAATCTAAAGAACTAGATAAGTTTATTAAAAATGCAGTTGTTGGAAATAGTCTCGATGAAAAACTTTCTTCATTAGACAATTATATTAAAGAAAATATTTTCAAAACAGATATAGAGGAAGAAAAATACAATTCTGTTCCTTCTGTTCTCAAAAATAAAATAGGGACTGATACAGGAATTATTAAACTTTATTTAGCCTCACTTAATCTTATGGAAATAGACCATGAAATTGTGTTAACGTCTAGTCGTTCTAGTGAAAAATTTGATCCAGAATTTGAGGCTTATAATTACCTGCAAAACTATTTGATCTATTTCCCAGAAACAAAAAAATATACCTCACCTGACGATTTTTCAACACGCTATGGTTATCCAGATGGATATCTGACAGATAATTATGGATTGTTTATAACAAAAGTGAAAGTTGGAAATTTTGAATCCAGTGTTGGAGAGGTGAAATTCATACCTGCTGTAAGCGCTAAGGATACACAGGATATTATGAGACTTGATGTAAAATTTAGCAGTAAAGATAATTCTGTCATCGAAGTGGATCTTAGAAATGAGTTGACTGGCTACTCAGCAGCCTCATTGCAACCATTTATATTCAGATTAGATGATGATACACGTGAAGAGATTATGTTAAGCTATGCACATAGGTTAACAGAAGATATGGAAATCACAGAAAAGGTAATGATGAACGTAGAAAAAGGAGATTTCGGAAAAGCACCTCTTATTATGAATTATAAATTTTCTAGTAGTGACTTTATTGAAAAAGCTGGGAGAAAAAGTTTGTTTAAAATAGGTAAACTTATAGGTGCCCAGACGGAGCTTTACCAAGAGAAAGAGCGCAAACTACCTTATGAAAACACGCATAATCGTACCTACGATAGAGAGATTACAGTTTATTTACCAGATGGTTACACGATTCCAAATTTAGACGATATCAAAATAGACAAGCAATTTAAAAATGACAAAGGTGAAACCGTTTTTTACTTTAAATCAGATTACACATTAGAAGGAAACATACTCAAAGTAATTGCAAATGAATTTTATGACCAGACCGTAGTTTTACCCTCTAATTATGAAGAATACCGTACGGTGATTAATAGCGCAGCAGATTTTGAAAAGATTAGCTTGATTCTACAATCTAAATAA
- a CDS encoding GH3 auxin-responsive promoter family protein, which translates to MALLGPIIKTALHIHDSITSGSNHVELQREVLKNLLKKAKKTSFGLYYDFNGILKDDDIEHAFAEAVPFFDYHKMDEHWWSRTKEGKPNISWPGTPKFLARSSGTTGKNPKTIPVSDEMIAAIKAAGTRQVSALTNFDLPAGIFESEVLALGSSTDLTKENGFIIGEISGISASQIPEFLDSFYRPGKKISSIDDWDERVQKIAEEAKNWDIGMLSGIPSWLELMLKKVMDYNNVDAIHDIWPNLCVYTSGGVAFEPYRSSFEKLFSKPVQIVDTYLASEGFIACQQRPETDAMQLITDGGIYFEFVPFQPEYVEQDGSITANAPVVSMADVEPDVDYALIISTVSGAWRYLIGDTIKFIDVERAEIKITGRTKFFLNVVGSQLSVLKMETAIIELQSKFDTTIKEFTVSAKKIEGDFYHVWYLGTETSTSEKELAQALDQLLQEANKNYKVARSKALKGVQVNKVHPETFAKWNNHNNKKGGQVKMEKVMAEEKFKNWEEFAANL; encoded by the coding sequence ATGGCGCTTTTAGGTCCTATAATTAAAACAGCTTTACATATCCACGACTCGATTACTTCGGGTTCAAATCATGTGGAATTACAAAGGGAAGTGCTAAAAAACTTATTAAAAAAAGCTAAAAAAACCTCTTTTGGCCTTTACTACGATTTTAATGGTATTTTAAAAGATGATGATATAGAGCACGCTTTCGCAGAAGCGGTACCCTTCTTCGACTATCACAAAATGGATGAGCATTGGTGGTCTCGTACGAAAGAGGGAAAGCCCAATATCAGTTGGCCAGGTACTCCAAAATTCCTGGCAAGATCAAGCGGTACCACAGGTAAAAATCCCAAAACTATTCCAGTATCTGATGAGATGATCGCCGCTATAAAAGCAGCAGGAACAAGACAAGTAAGTGCATTAACTAATTTTGATCTGCCAGCAGGTATTTTTGAAAGTGAGGTGCTTGCATTAGGCAGTTCTACAGATTTAACAAAAGAGAATGGATTCATCATTGGAGAAATTAGTGGTATTTCAGCCAGTCAAATTCCTGAATTTTTAGATTCGTTTTACAGACCAGGAAAAAAAATATCCTCCATTGATGATTGGGATGAACGCGTTCAAAAAATAGCTGAAGAAGCTAAAAACTGGGATATTGGTATGTTGAGCGGTATTCCATCTTGGCTCGAACTGATGTTAAAAAAAGTAATGGATTATAATAATGTAGATGCTATTCATGACATATGGCCCAACCTATGCGTCTATACTTCTGGCGGCGTCGCTTTTGAGCCCTACAGGTCTAGTTTTGAAAAATTATTCTCTAAACCAGTACAAATTGTAGATACTTATCTCGCTAGTGAGGGGTTTATCGCTTGCCAGCAGCGTCCAGAAACAGATGCTATGCAACTTATTACAGACGGAGGGATTTACTTTGAATTTGTGCCGTTCCAACCAGAGTATGTAGAGCAAGACGGCAGTATTACAGCAAATGCACCTGTAGTATCTATGGCTGATGTAGAACCAGATGTAGATTATGCACTTATCATATCTACCGTTTCTGGTGCTTGGCGTTATTTGATAGGGGATACCATCAAATTTATTGATGTTGAAAGAGCTGAAATCAAAATAACAGGAAGAACTAAGTTTTTTCTAAACGTAGTAGGAAGCCAATTGTCGGTTTTAAAAATGGAAACAGCCATTATTGAGCTACAATCGAAGTTTGATACAACCATAAAAGAATTCACCGTTTCTGCTAAGAAAATAGAGGGTGATTTTTATCATGTTTGGTATTTAGGAACAGAAACAAGTACTTCAGAAAAGGAACTTGCTCAGGCTTTAGATCAGTTACTTCAAGAAGCTAACAAGAATTACAAAGTAGCTCGATCTAAAGCATTAAAAGGAGTCCAAGTAAATAAAGTACACCCAGAAACATTTGCAAAATGGAACAACCACAATAATAAAAAAGGTGGCCAGGTTAAGATGGAAAAAGTAATGGCTGAAGAAAAATTTAAAAATTGGGAAGAGTTTGCAGCAAACCTTTAA
- a CDS encoding 2Fe-2S iron-sulfur cluster-binding protein — translation MSTFHNITLSQVYKETEDTTVIAFDVPQELKEEFKYRSGQFLTLRTTINGEDVRRSYSLCSSPLDDEWKVAVKEIFEGKFSTHVNRELKTGDALQVAAPSGDFGIEPHDETEVKNYIAFAAGSGITPMLSIIKTHLASEPNAKFKLFYLNRTVKSIIFKEEIEALKNTYLSRFEVFYFLSRENRDIPLFNGRFNKEKLQTLTQTLINAPHTDHAFICGPEEMIFLIRDELVAAGMKKENVHFELFVSGLSDADKARAAAALEKKVDGVDVTIIDGSKEFHFVLGKDFDNVLDGAISAGADLPYACKGGVCSTCKCKVLEGSVEMKVNYALTDEEVEKGFVLSCVSVPTSKRLVVSYDG, via the coding sequence GTGAGCACATTTCATAACATAACCCTTTCCCAGGTCTATAAAGAGACGGAGGATACTACCGTAATAGCCTTTGATGTTCCGCAGGAATTGAAAGAAGAATTCAAGTACCGTTCAGGTCAGTTTTTGACTTTACGTACTACGATTAATGGTGAAGATGTGAGGCGTAGTTACTCGTTATGCAGCAGTCCGCTGGATGATGAATGGAAAGTAGCCGTTAAAGAAATTTTTGAAGGTAAGTTTTCGACTCACGTGAATCGCGAGTTAAAGACTGGTGATGCGCTACAAGTTGCTGCTCCTAGTGGGGATTTTGGTATTGAACCTCATGATGAAACTGAAGTAAAGAATTATATAGCTTTTGCTGCTGGAAGTGGGATTACTCCTATGTTGAGTATTATAAAAACACACCTTGCTAGCGAGCCAAATGCTAAATTCAAGTTATTCTACCTTAATAGAACGGTAAAATCCATTATCTTTAAGGAAGAGATAGAAGCACTGAAAAACACCTATTTAAGTCGTTTTGAAGTCTTTTATTTTCTAAGCCGAGAGAACAGAGATATTCCGTTATTTAATGGAAGATTTAATAAAGAGAAATTACAAACACTCACGCAAACGTTGATCAATGCACCACATACAGATCACGCTTTTATTTGTGGTCCAGAAGAGATGATTTTCTTGATCAGAGATGAACTCGTTGCCGCAGGAATGAAGAAAGAGAATGTTCATTTTGAGCTTTTCGTAAGCGGATTGAGCGATGCCGATAAAGCTAGAGCAGCTGCAGCGCTTGAGAAAAAAGTGGATGGAGTAGATGTGACCATCATTGATGGAAGTAAAGAATTTCATTTTGTATTGGGTAAGGATTTTGATAACGTACTAGATGGTGCGATAAGCGCTGGAGCAGATTTGCCGTATGCCTGTAAAGGTGGCGTGTGCAGTACTTGTAAATGCAAAGTGTTAGAGGGGTCTGTGGAGATGAAAGTAAATTATGCATTGACCGATGAAGAAGTGGAGAAAGGTTTTGTGCTGAGTTGTGTTAGTGTACCTACCAGTAAGAGGTTGGTGGTGAGTTATGATGGTTAG
- a CDS encoding hydroxymethylglutaryl-CoA lyase, whose translation MEHVKIIECPRDAMQGIKEFIPTHLKVQYIQSLLRCGFDTIDFGSFVSPKAIPQMVDTAEVLSQLDLSKTDSKLLAIVANLRGAQAACEHPEIQYLGYPFSISENFQMRNTHKTIAQSVELLQEIINLAQKNHKELVVYISMGFGNPYGDPWNVEIVGEWTQKLYNMGVKILSLSDTVGTSDPETIAYLFSNLIPKYPAIEFGAHLHTTPTSWHEKVDAAYKAGCRRFDGAIQGFGGCPMAKDELTGNMPTEKMVSYFHTAKADSNVSAMSFESSYNEATKIFTKYH comes from the coding sequence ATGGAACATGTAAAAATTATCGAATGTCCGCGTGACGCCATGCAAGGAATTAAGGAGTTTATCCCTACGCATTTGAAGGTGCAGTACATTCAGTCTTTATTGAGATGCGGTTTTGATACGATTGATTTCGGGAGCTTTGTTTCTCCTAAAGCCATACCGCAAATGGTCGATACTGCTGAGGTGCTTTCTCAACTAGACCTTTCTAAAACCGATTCTAAGCTTCTTGCTATTGTTGCTAATTTACGCGGTGCACAAGCAGCTTGCGAGCATCCAGAAATTCAGTATTTAGGCTATCCATTTTCTATATCTGAGAATTTCCAAATGCGCAACACTCATAAAACTATTGCTCAAAGTGTGGAATTGCTGCAGGAGATCATCAACCTTGCTCAAAAGAACCATAAAGAATTAGTCGTTTATATTTCTATGGGCTTCGGTAACCCTTATGGAGATCCATGGAATGTGGAGATCGTAGGAGAATGGACGCAGAAGTTATACAACATGGGTGTTAAGATTTTATCGCTTTCAGACACCGTAGGAACTTCAGATCCAGAGACCATTGCGTATCTTTTTTCAAACTTGATTCCTAAATATCCTGCTATTGAATTTGGTGCACATTTACATACCACGCCTACAAGTTGGCACGAGAAAGTAGATGCTGCCTATAAAGCTGGTTGTAGAAGATTTGACGGAGCGATTCAAGGTTTCGGTGGCTGCCCTATGGCAAAAGACGAACTTACTGGTAACATGCCTACAGAAAAAATGGTAAGTTATTTCCATACTGCAAAGGCAGACTCCAATGTAAGTGCCATGTCTTTTGAAAGCAGTTATAATGAAGCGACTAAGATTTTTACTAAGTATCATTAA